A single genomic interval of Alcaligenes sp. SDU_A2 harbors:
- a CDS encoding metal-dependent hydrolase — MDSVTQAVLGASICGSLLGRQYGRKALLAGAVLATLPDLDVFIAYPDPITAMVSHRGFSHSLFVLSGLSLLIALLWKLLRPDGRASAGRLGLAVWLTLITHPLLDALTSYGTQLLWPMHPTPTTWSTIFIIDPLYTLPLLLATVLGLVRGATPATVRTCVLALLVSSLYLAASVGAKFWAERQASLQLGQDGIQVQRIYSAAQPFSILLWRVVARDAQDKECEVIVGLLDHWRAPAGHRYESICLPVNSQYLDVLPDTPELDRLRWFSGDWLRYDLIDDLMVVSDIRMGIGPGQYSFRFVVAERMPDGNWLRVIPYRWLSGRDMSELKPALSRIWQPEPALPLEQWASRIDQGVPIPRATP; from the coding sequence ATGGATTCTGTAACACAAGCCGTACTGGGTGCCAGCATCTGCGGCTCACTGCTAGGCCGCCAGTACGGGCGTAAGGCACTGCTGGCCGGTGCCGTGCTGGCCACCCTGCCCGACCTGGATGTCTTTATCGCCTACCCCGATCCCATTACGGCCATGGTCAGCCATCGGGGATTTTCACACTCTCTGTTCGTACTCAGCGGCCTGTCCCTGCTGATCGCCCTGCTTTGGAAGCTGCTGCGCCCTGATGGCCGCGCCAGCGCTGGGCGACTGGGCCTTGCTGTCTGGCTGACCTTGATCACCCATCCTTTGCTCGATGCCCTGACCAGTTACGGCACGCAATTGCTGTGGCCCATGCATCCGACGCCCACCACCTGGTCCACCATCTTTATCATCGATCCGCTCTACACCCTGCCGCTGCTGCTGGCAACGGTACTCGGACTGGTGCGTGGAGCCACACCGGCCACCGTCCGGACCTGCGTGCTGGCCTTGCTGGTCAGCAGCCTGTATCTGGCGGCATCGGTCGGGGCCAAGTTCTGGGCCGAACGGCAAGCCTCCCTGCAACTGGGGCAAGACGGCATCCAGGTACAGCGCATCTACTCCGCCGCGCAGCCCTTTAGCATTTTGCTGTGGCGGGTTGTGGCCCGCGACGCGCAGGACAAGGAATGCGAAGTCATCGTCGGCCTGCTGGACCATTGGCGCGCGCCCGCCGGACACCGCTACGAATCGATCTGCCTGCCGGTCAACAGCCAATACCTGGATGTGCTGCCCGATACACCGGAGCTGGATAGACTGCGCTGGTTCAGCGGTGACTGGCTACGGTACGACCTGATCGATGATCTGATGGTTGTCAGCGACATCCGCATGGGCATAGGCCCAGGGCAATATTCGTTCCGTTTCGTCGTGGCCGAACGTATGCCGGATGGCAACTGGCTACGAGTCATTCCCTATCGCTGGCTCAGCGGCCGGGACATGAGCGAGCTCAAACCTGCCCTAAGCCGGATTTGGCAGCCGGAACCCGCTCTGCCGCTGGAACAATGGGCCAGCCGCATCGACCAAGGCGTGCCTATCCCACGGGCCACCCCCTAA
- the trhO gene encoding oxygen-dependent tRNA uridine(34) hydroxylase TrhO — protein MSTYLIAALYKFVELPDFAQLRDPLFEFCEQNGVKGTLLLAREGINGTIAGPEAGIRAVLAYLNADARIAGLVHKESWADKAPFYRLKVKLKKEIVTLGVPDLKTAEMVGEYVSPEDWNALISDPDVVVVDTRNDYEVGIGTFNRAINPKTQSFTEFPQWVAEQSREGGVLHGKPRVAMFCTGGIRCEKSTAFMRSQGFDQVYHLQGGILKYLEDIPAQDSLWEGDCFVFDERVSVRHGLEPGDYDFCRACRMPIGEAEKTSPQFEEGVSCPYCHGMHSPEQEERFRQRQKQVTLAREREERHIGVSMDELQERREAARLKVQEQRRMAQQAKDA, from the coding sequence ATGTCTACCTATCTGATCGCGGCTTTGTACAAGTTCGTGGAGCTGCCCGATTTTGCTCAATTGCGCGACCCTTTGTTCGAGTTTTGCGAGCAGAATGGCGTCAAAGGCACCTTGCTGCTGGCGCGCGAAGGCATTAACGGCACCATTGCCGGCCCCGAGGCCGGCATACGGGCCGTGCTGGCCTACTTGAATGCAGATGCGCGCATCGCCGGCTTGGTGCATAAAGAGTCCTGGGCCGACAAGGCTCCGTTCTACCGGCTCAAGGTCAAGCTCAAGAAAGAGATCGTCACCCTGGGGGTGCCGGATCTGAAAACGGCGGAAATGGTGGGCGAATACGTCAGCCCCGAAGACTGGAATGCGCTGATCAGCGATCCGGATGTCGTGGTCGTGGATACTCGCAACGATTACGAAGTGGGCATAGGCACGTTTAACCGCGCCATCAATCCCAAGACCCAAAGCTTTACCGAGTTTCCCCAATGGGTGGCCGAACAGTCTCGCGAAGGCGGCGTGCTGCACGGCAAGCCGCGTGTGGCCATGTTTTGCACGGGCGGCATCCGTTGCGAGAAATCCACGGCTTTCATGCGCTCCCAGGGATTTGACCAGGTCTACCATCTGCAAGGCGGCATTCTTAAATATCTGGAAGACATTCCTGCCCAGGACAGTCTGTGGGAAGGTGACTGTTTTGTCTTTGACGAGCGTGTCTCGGTGCGTCACGGTCTGGAACCGGGCGATTACGACTTTTGCCGCGCCTGCCGCATGCCTATCGGGGAGGCCGAAAAAACCTCGCCGCAATTCGAGGAAGGCGTTAGCTGTCCTTATTGCCACGGCATGCACAGCCCGGAGCAGGAAGAACGCTTTCGCCAACGCCAGAAACAAGTGACGCTGGCGCGTGAGCGCGAAGAACGCCATATCGGCGTCAGCATGGACGAGCTGCAGGAGCGACGCGAGGCGGCCCGGCTCAAGGTACAGGAGCAGCGGCGGATGGCCCAACAAGCCAAAGACGCCTAG
- a CDS encoding glutathione S-transferase, translated as MSLSDLPILYSFRRCPYAMRARLAIAVSGTACQLREVVLRDKPESLLQASPKGTVPVVVTTDGKVIAESLDIMRWALTRNDPGRWLQPEQGDASEMLALIGYNDSDFKRDLDRYKYPDRHTHQDDFTDAADYAARYRVSAAQWLLELDARLAKHGYLMGSRPCLADMAIAPFVRQFAQVDRDWFDAQPWPALSAWLVDWLASPLLARIMHKYPAWTPESELVRFPPQE; from the coding sequence ATGTCTTTGTCCGATCTGCCCATTCTGTATTCTTTCCGTCGTTGCCCCTATGCCATGCGGGCACGTCTGGCCATCGCCGTTAGCGGCACGGCCTGCCAATTGCGCGAAGTCGTGCTGCGCGACAAACCCGAGTCTTTGTTGCAAGCCTCGCCCAAGGGTACCGTGCCTGTGGTGGTGACGACTGATGGCAAGGTCATCGCCGAAAGTCTGGACATCATGCGCTGGGCACTGACCCGCAACGATCCGGGACGTTGGCTGCAACCGGAGCAGGGCGACGCATCCGAGATGCTGGCGTTGATCGGGTATAACGACAGCGACTTCAAGCGCGATTTGGACCGCTACAAATACCCCGACCGCCACACGCATCAAGACGATTTCACCGACGCAGCCGACTATGCAGCCCGGTATCGCGTCAGTGCTGCGCAATGGTTGTTGGAGCTGGATGCGCGTCTCGCTAAACACGGCTACCTGATGGGCTCACGGCCTTGTCTGGCCGATATGGCCATCGCGCCTTTCGTGCGTCAGTTCGCCCAGGTGGACCGGGACTGGTTCGATGCCCAGCCGTGGCCGGCTTTGTCGGCATGGCTGGTTGACTGGCTGGCTTCGCCCTTGCTGGCACGCATCATGCATAAATACCCCGCCTGGACGCCTGAGTCCGAGCTCGTGCGTTTTCCTCCGCAGGAGTGA
- the fabI gene encoding enoyl-ACP reductase FabI, with the protein MGFLQGKRILVTGVISNRSIAYGIAQACRQQGADIALTYVGERFKERVEGFAQELGCNIVLPCDVSEDAQIDQAIQSLGEHWDGLDGLVHSIGFAPREAIAGNFLDGLSREAFRVAHDISAYSFPALAKAALPMLKGRNSSVLTLTYLGAEKAIPNYNTMGLAKASLEASVRYLAVALGEHGIRANGISAGPIKTLAASGIKDFSTILKYVETHAPLHRNVTIEDVGNVAAFLMSDLAAGVTGEITHVDGGFNCIVPGMQE; encoded by the coding sequence ATGGGTTTCCTGCAAGGAAAACGCATCCTGGTCACAGGTGTCATCTCGAATCGCTCCATCGCCTACGGCATCGCCCAGGCCTGTCGCCAACAAGGAGCCGACATTGCCCTGACTTACGTGGGCGAGCGTTTCAAGGAACGCGTGGAAGGGTTTGCCCAGGAGCTGGGTTGCAACATCGTTCTGCCTTGCGATGTGTCCGAAGATGCACAGATCGATCAAGCCATCCAGTCGCTGGGAGAACACTGGGACGGCCTGGACGGTCTGGTGCATTCCATCGGGTTTGCGCCACGCGAAGCGATTGCCGGTAATTTCCTGGACGGCCTGTCGCGCGAAGCCTTTCGTGTCGCGCACGACATCTCCGCCTACAGCTTTCCGGCTTTGGCCAAGGCCGCCCTGCCCATGCTCAAAGGCCGCAACAGCTCGGTACTGACGCTGACCTACCTGGGTGCCGAAAAAGCCATTCCCAACTACAACACCATGGGCCTGGCCAAGGCCTCTCTGGAAGCGTCCGTACGCTACCTGGCCGTTGCTTTGGGCGAACATGGCATCCGTGCCAACGGCATTTCCGCCGGCCCCATCAAGACGTTGGCCGCCAGCGGCATCAAGGACTTCTCCACCATCCTGAAGTACGTGGAAACCCACGCCCCCCTGCACCGCAACGTCACCATCGAAGACGTGGGCAATGTGGCGGCGTTCCTGATGTCCGATCTGGCCGCCGGGGTCACCGGCGAGATCACCCACGTGGACGGCGGCTTTAACTGCATCGTTCCGGGCATGCAGGAATAA
- a CDS encoding transglycosylase SLT domain-containing protein has translation MNLLRLFALLCAFVLAGCASGPKVSSDKAAKTTTSVAADTSRTIDLTHPPKDMWDRVRRGFTIPNLHTDLVDYWTNYYASHPESIRTMSQRASRYLYHIMDELDRRGLPSELALLPFVESAYNPTAYSRSHASGLWQFIPSTGQYFKLQQDWWTDERRDPIASTNAALDYLAYLYEFQGDWYLALASYNWGEGSVRRAMERNEQADLGIDYLSLKMPDETRNYVPKLQAIKNIVANPARYGITLPNVSNTPYFTAVRKNKDIDVAVAAELAEISVDEFKALNASHNRPTIPAHKGTLLLPADKVDIFKANLAAYQGRLSNWKTYQAKRGESYLSIAQRHGITVSQLRSINGLGSKRSKALAQTLLVPNSTLGEGSVQLASLTNTPAAPVAETARKATRTQQASLNRKGGRDVTVLRRSANVRTHTVRSGDTLYALARRYDTSVAELRRLNNIKGNTLSKGTRLRVPGTNIRG, from the coding sequence ATGAACTTACTGAGACTCTTTGCGCTGCTGTGCGCTTTCGTGCTGGCCGGTTGCGCCAGCGGCCCCAAGGTCAGCTCCGACAAGGCCGCCAAGACCACGACCAGCGTTGCGGCAGACACGTCTCGCACCATCGATCTGACCCATCCGCCCAAAGACATGTGGGATCGGGTGCGCCGCGGCTTCACCATCCCCAATCTGCACACTGACCTGGTCGATTACTGGACCAATTACTACGCCTCGCACCCCGAGTCCATCCGCACCATGAGCCAGCGCGCCTCGCGCTACCTGTATCACATCATGGACGAACTGGACCGCCGTGGCCTGCCATCCGAACTGGCCTTGCTGCCTTTTGTGGAAAGTGCCTACAACCCCACCGCCTATTCGCGCTCGCACGCGTCGGGGCTGTGGCAGTTCATACCCAGCACTGGCCAATACTTCAAGCTGCAACAGGACTGGTGGACGGACGAGCGCCGCGACCCCATCGCCTCTACCAACGCCGCTCTGGACTACCTGGCCTATCTATACGAATTTCAAGGAGACTGGTATCTGGCGCTGGCCTCTTACAACTGGGGCGAAGGGTCGGTGCGCCGCGCCATGGAGCGCAACGAACAGGCCGATCTGGGCATAGACTACCTGTCACTGAAAATGCCTGACGAAACGCGCAATTACGTGCCCAAGCTGCAGGCCATCAAGAACATCGTAGCCAACCCGGCGCGCTACGGCATCACCCTGCCCAATGTCAGCAACACCCCCTACTTCACGGCCGTGCGCAAGAACAAGGACATCGACGTGGCCGTCGCCGCCGAGCTGGCCGAGATCTCCGTCGACGAATTCAAGGCCCTGAACGCCTCGCACAACCGCCCCACCATCCCGGCCCACAAGGGAACCTTGCTGCTGCCCGCCGACAAGGTGGATATCTTCAAAGCCAATCTGGCCGCCTATCAAGGCCGCCTGAGCAACTGGAAAACCTACCAGGCCAAGCGCGGCGAAAGCTATCTGTCCATCGCTCAACGCCACGGCATCACCGTGTCCCAGCTGCGCTCGATCAATGGCCTGGGCAGCAAGCGCAGCAAAGCCCTGGCCCAGACTCTATTGGTTCCCAATTCCACACTGGGCGAAGGCAGCGTGCAACTGGCCTCGCTAACCAACACGCCCGCCGCACCCGTGGCCGAAACGGCCCGCAAGGCGACGCGCACGCAACAAGCCAGCCTGAACCGTAAAGGTGGACGCGATGTCACGGTCCTGCGTCGCAGCGCCAACGTGCGCACGCATACCGTGCGCAGCGGCGACACGCTGTACGCCCTGGCCCGCCGCTACGACACCTCGGTGGCCGAACTGCGCCGGCTGAACAATATCAAAGGCAACACTCTTTCCAAGGGCACGCGACTGCGCGTCCCCGGTACCAACATTCGTGGCTAA
- the gloB gene encoding hydroxyacylglutathione hydrolase: protein MKNAFTRPAPSDVRLIPLPALNDNYIWALARQGHALVVDPGQAAPVLDWLERESLQLDAILLTHHHGDHVGGVRELQAQHSARVWGPAHETLPACDVRVSQDDTVVLPTLELTLQVMDIPGHTAGHVAYFGKNEVKQPFVFCGDTLFAAGCGRLFEGTPAQMLASLDKLASLPPDTLVCCAHEYTLSNLRWALQVEPDSPALRQRWEQDSLRRKQHVPTVPSTLETELATNPFLRTDQATVLQAAHQHAGHPLNSRVDVFASLRNWKNNV, encoded by the coding sequence ATGAAGAATGCATTTACCCGGCCTGCGCCAAGCGACGTTCGCCTGATTCCCTTGCCCGCCCTGAACGACAACTATATATGGGCTTTGGCCCGCCAGGGACATGCACTGGTCGTGGACCCCGGACAGGCCGCACCGGTTCTGGACTGGCTGGAACGCGAGTCCTTACAACTGGATGCTATTTTACTGACTCACCACCACGGGGACCATGTCGGCGGCGTGCGCGAATTGCAGGCGCAGCATTCAGCCCGTGTCTGGGGCCCTGCCCACGAGACGCTGCCGGCCTGCGATGTCCGTGTGTCCCAGGACGACACCGTCGTGCTGCCCACGCTGGAGCTGACCTTGCAGGTCATGGATATCCCGGGTCACACCGCCGGACACGTTGCATACTTCGGCAAAAATGAGGTAAAACAGCCCTTTGTTTTCTGTGGCGATACCCTGTTCGCTGCCGGTTGCGGTCGCCTTTTCGAAGGCACCCCTGCACAGATGCTGGCATCGCTGGACAAGCTGGCATCCCTGCCCCCCGACACATTGGTCTGCTGTGCCCACGAGTACACGCTGTCCAATCTGCGCTGGGCCTTGCAGGTAGAGCCGGACAGCCCAGCCTTGCGGCAACGCTGGGAACAGGACAGCCTGCGGCGCAAGCAGCACGTGCCCACGGTGCCCTCGACCCTGGAAACCGAACTGGCCACCAACCCTTTCCTGCGCACGGACCAGGCAACTGTCCTGCAAGCGGCGCACCAGCACGCCGGCCATCCCCTGAACTCCAGGGTGGATGTCTTTGCCAGCCTGCGCAACTGGAAGAACAACGTCTGA
- a CDS encoding class I SAM-dependent methyltransferase, translated as MEQALNDQFAQWLETVPGRYIRSWEQAQVDAVVANTFGYHAIQIGLPHWNLLQASRVSFKACTAQSGVPGGGRDNLVRAQAEQLPFDTQSLDLLVLPHVLESACDPHQVLREAERVLMPEGRIVLTGFNPWSLWGMHERIPGLERGTPILPGDLISAARLRDWLKLLSFDVDATQSGCYAPLCRQQVWLQRWAWIEDSGARWWGFAGAVYMVSAVKRTPALRMVGPKWKKNRRRVRRAVVVTGRAADQGMNKI; from the coding sequence GTGGAGCAGGCTTTGAATGATCAATTTGCCCAGTGGCTGGAAACCGTGCCGGGACGCTATATCCGATCCTGGGAGCAGGCCCAGGTCGATGCCGTCGTGGCCAACACCTTCGGGTATCATGCCATACAAATCGGATTGCCGCATTGGAACCTGCTGCAGGCCAGTCGGGTCTCTTTCAAGGCGTGCACGGCGCAGTCCGGCGTGCCCGGCGGCGGACGCGACAACCTGGTGCGTGCTCAGGCCGAACAATTACCTTTCGATACCCAGAGCCTGGATCTGCTGGTATTGCCGCATGTGCTGGAAAGTGCCTGCGACCCCCATCAGGTATTGCGCGAGGCCGAACGCGTGCTGATGCCCGAAGGGCGCATCGTGCTGACCGGCTTTAACCCCTGGAGTCTATGGGGTATGCACGAACGCATTCCGGGCCTGGAGCGCGGCACCCCCATTTTGCCGGGCGACCTGATTTCCGCTGCGCGACTGCGCGATTGGCTCAAGCTGTTGTCGTTCGACGTCGACGCCACCCAGTCGGGCTGCTATGCGCCTTTGTGCCGTCAGCAGGTCTGGCTGCAGCGCTGGGCCTGGATCGAAGACAGCGGCGCGCGCTGGTGGGGGTTTGCCGGGGCCGTCTATATGGTCAGCGCCGTCAAGCGCACCCCGGCCTTGCGCATGGTGGGACCCAAATGGAAAAAGAACCGTCGGCGGGTTCGACGCGCCGTGGTGGTCACGGGGCGGGCTGCCGACCAAGGAATGAACAAGATATGA
- the rnhA gene encoding ribonuclease HI, with protein sequence MTTVVDIWTDGACKGNPGLGGWGALLKHGGKEKAICGGEADTTNNRMELMAVIQALRLLKRPCQVRVHTDSQYVQKGMKEWLPNWKARGWRTADKKPVKNADLWQELDSLAVQHELSWLWVRGHAGDPGNERADQLANEGVEIARQTRTA encoded by the coding sequence ATGACGACAGTGGTGGACATCTGGACTGATGGTGCCTGCAAGGGCAATCCAGGACTAGGGGGATGGGGGGCATTGCTTAAACATGGCGGCAAGGAAAAAGCCATTTGTGGCGGCGAGGCCGACACCACGAATAACCGCATGGAATTGATGGCTGTGATTCAGGCGTTGCGCCTGCTCAAACGCCCCTGTCAGGTGCGTGTGCATACCGATTCCCAGTACGTGCAAAAGGGCATGAAAGAATGGTTGCCCAACTGGAAGGCGCGCGGCTGGCGCACGGCTGATAAAAAGCCGGTCAAGAACGCCGATCTGTGGCAGGAACTCGATAGTCTGGCTGTCCAGCACGAGCTGAGCTGGCTGTGGGTGCGGGGCCATGCCGGCGATCCAGGCAACGAACGCGCGGATCAACTGGCCAACGAGGGCGTGGAAATCGCCCGCCAAACGCGCACTGCTTGA
- a CDS encoding efflux RND transporter periplasmic adaptor subunit has translation MIFKIRHALASVLWMVCASVPPALAQQASGARVEVAVVEQRELTRDVAAVGSLVARDAVMLRAEISGRIAEIGFQEGRPVQKGQVLIQLDDAMARAQLQQAQANLNLVGSQHKRSSELSRQGFISQQARDESGSRLAVQRAELDLARVQLDKTRIRAPFDGVAGLRHVSVGDYVGPGTDLVQVQDIASLNVDFRIPEQYLADVRAGMPVELRFDAFPGQPRMGTVLAVSPVVDAAGRSILLRAQVPNDDGALRPGLFARVRLELSRQQALMVPETALAPAGQSQFVYVVKDGRALRRQVEVGLRQDAWVQVSGDLKAGENVLVAGLQKVSDGVPVDIQEIVDTQIQPQH, from the coding sequence ATGATTTTTAAGATCCGCCACGCCTTGGCTTCGGTATTGTGGATGGTCTGTGCGAGTGTGCCGCCGGCGCTGGCGCAGCAGGCATCAGGGGCCAGGGTTGAAGTGGCTGTCGTGGAGCAGCGCGAACTGACGCGCGATGTGGCGGCAGTAGGCTCGCTGGTGGCGCGCGATGCGGTCATGCTGCGTGCCGAGATCAGTGGCCGCATTGCCGAGATCGGTTTTCAGGAAGGCAGGCCCGTTCAGAAGGGGCAGGTTTTGATTCAATTGGATGATGCCATGGCGCGCGCCCAATTGCAGCAGGCCCAGGCGAATCTGAACTTGGTCGGCAGTCAGCACAAGCGCTCGAGCGAGCTGAGTCGGCAGGGTTTTATCAGTCAGCAGGCGCGCGACGAATCAGGCAGCCGCCTGGCTGTCCAGCGGGCCGAGCTGGATCTGGCCCGTGTTCAGTTGGATAAAACCCGCATCCGTGCGCCTTTCGATGGCGTGGCGGGACTGCGCCATGTGTCGGTGGGTGATTATGTCGGGCCGGGCACCGATCTGGTCCAAGTCCAGGATATTGCCAGCCTGAATGTGGATTTCCGTATCCCCGAACAATATTTGGCCGATGTGCGCGCCGGCATGCCGGTGGAGCTGCGTTTTGATGCATTTCCCGGGCAGCCGCGCATGGGCACGGTGCTGGCGGTCAGCCCCGTCGTGGATGCGGCGGGGCGTTCTATTTTGCTGCGTGCCCAGGTGCCCAACGACGACGGAGCGCTGCGTCCAGGCCTGTTTGCCCGCGTGCGCCTGGAGTTGTCCCGCCAGCAGGCCTTGATGGTGCCCGAGACGGCGTTGGCACCGGCCGGGCAAAGTCAGTTTGTGTATGTGGTCAAGGATGGCCGCGCGCTGCGTCGTCAGGTCGAAGTAGGTCTGCGCCAGGATGCCTGGGTGCAGGTCAGCGGCGATTTGAAGGCGGGTGAAAACGTATTGGTGGCTGGTTTGCAGAAGGTCAGCGACGGCGTGCCCGTGGACATCCAGGAAATCGTCGACACCCAGATCCAGCCGCAGCACTAG